Proteins encoded by one window of Labrus bergylta chromosome 2, fLabBer1.1, whole genome shotgun sequence:
- the adora2aa gene encoding adenosine A2a receptor a isoform X1 has translation MSDSPAASILYIVLELLIAVFSVLGNVLVCWAVCLNSNLQTITNFFVVSLAVADIAVGVLAIPFSIVISIGFCSNFYGCLFIACFVLVLTQSSIFSLLAIAIDRYIAIKLPLRYNSLVTGERARGIIAVCWVLSIIIGLTPMMGWNKQQSDNKSDDNSSCPPNLMKCLFENVVVMEYMVYFNFLVCVLIPLLLMLAIYLCIFMAARRQLKLMEVKALHGERSRSTLQKEVQAAKSLAIIVGLFAVCWLPLHIINCFTLFCPHCDRPQPWIMYVAIILSHTNSVINPFIYAYRIQEFRKTFRKIIQRHILGRQELLESRGSAHNSISDSIRLNANCVSIDRFSEHSSCSNESSYRCPARISPVGGGLVAVSHPPLSVVIPFCPKMGPCPLHALRQAQIPTDCAGPEDGQNKYKENLSSAQITSLLNKQRRRNGFNELAKAS, from the exons ATGTCGGACTCCCCTGCTGCTTCCATCCTCTACATCGTCTTGGAGCTGCTGATTGCCGTCTTCTCCGTGCTGGGCAATGTGCTGGTCTGCTGGGCCGTGTGCCTCAACAGCAACCTGCAAACCATCACCAACTTCTTCGTGGTGTCGCTGGCTGTGGCCGACATCGCCGTGGGGGTCCTCGCCATCCCCTTCTCCATCGTCATCAGCATCGGCTTCTGCTCCAACTTCTACGGATGCCTGTTCATCGCCTGCTTTGTGCTGGTCCTCACCCAGAGCTCCATCTTCAGCCTGCTGGCCATCGCTATCGACCGCTACATCGCAATCAAGCTGCCGCTCCG GTACAACAGCTTGGTGACAGGGGAGCGTGCACGAGGCATCATCGCCGTCTGCTGGGTTCTATCCATCATCATCGGCCTGACTCCCATGATGGGCTGGAACAAGCAGCAGTCCGACAACAAGAGTGACGACAACAGCTCGTGCCCCCCTAACCTGATGAAGTGCTTGTTTGAGAATGTGGTGGTCATGGAGTACATGGTCTACTTCAACTTCCTTGTCTGTGTGCTGATCCCCCTGCTGCTGATGTTGGCCATCTACCTGTGCATCTTCATGGCCGCTCGGCGCCAGCTGAAGCTGATGGAGGTGAAAGCGCTCCACGGGGAGAGGTCTCGCTCCACGCTGCAGAAAGAGGTCCAGGCCGCAAAGTCTCTGGCCATCATCGTCGGGCTGTTTGCTGTCTGCTGGCTGCCTCTGCACATCATCAACTGCTTCACCCTCTTCTGCCCGCACTGCGATCGCCCCCAGCCCTGGATCATGTACGTGGCCATCATTCTCTCGCACACCAACTCTGTGATCAACCCGTTCATCTACGCCTACCGCATACAGGAGTTTCGGAAAACCTTCCGGAAGATCATCCAGCGCCACATCCTGGGCCGGCAGGAGCTGCTTGAGAGCCGCGGCTCCGCCCACAACAGCATCAGCGACTCCATCAGACTCAATGCGAACTGCGTTAGCATTGATCGCTTCTCTGagcacagcagctgcagcaacGAGAGCTCCTACCGATGCCCTGCTCGGATCTCTCCAGTAGGGGGCGGTTTAGTGGCGGTATCCCACCCCCCTCTGTCGGTGGTGATTCCCTTCTGTCCTAAGATGGGCCCCTGTCCACTGCATGCACTCAGACAGGCTCAGATCCCCACAGACTGCGCTGGACCAGAAGACGGGCAGAATAAATACAAGGAGAACCTCAGCTCAGCCCAGATCACATCCCTGTTAAacaagcagaggaggaggaatggcTTCAACGAGCTCGCAAAGGCATCCTGA
- the adora2aa gene encoding adenosine A2a receptor a isoform X2 — MRTQWTSLTAFLFTPPPPPPPLADDTYNSLVTGERARGIIAVCWVLSIIIGLTPMMGWNKQQSDNKSDDNSSCPPNLMKCLFENVVVMEYMVYFNFLVCVLIPLLLMLAIYLCIFMAARRQLKLMEVKALHGERSRSTLQKEVQAAKSLAIIVGLFAVCWLPLHIINCFTLFCPHCDRPQPWIMYVAIILSHTNSVINPFIYAYRIQEFRKTFRKIIQRHILGRQELLESRGSAHNSISDSIRLNANCVSIDRFSEHSSCSNESSYRCPARISPVGGGLVAVSHPPLSVVIPFCPKMGPCPLHALRQAQIPTDCAGPEDGQNKYKENLSSAQITSLLNKQRRRNGFNELAKAS; from the exons atgcgAACACAGTGGACCTCCCTCACAGCTTTCCTGTTTacgccccctcctcctcctcctcctctcgcaGACGATAC GTACAACAGCTTGGTGACAGGGGAGCGTGCACGAGGCATCATCGCCGTCTGCTGGGTTCTATCCATCATCATCGGCCTGACTCCCATGATGGGCTGGAACAAGCAGCAGTCCGACAACAAGAGTGACGACAACAGCTCGTGCCCCCCTAACCTGATGAAGTGCTTGTTTGAGAATGTGGTGGTCATGGAGTACATGGTCTACTTCAACTTCCTTGTCTGTGTGCTGATCCCCCTGCTGCTGATGTTGGCCATCTACCTGTGCATCTTCATGGCCGCTCGGCGCCAGCTGAAGCTGATGGAGGTGAAAGCGCTCCACGGGGAGAGGTCTCGCTCCACGCTGCAGAAAGAGGTCCAGGCCGCAAAGTCTCTGGCCATCATCGTCGGGCTGTTTGCTGTCTGCTGGCTGCCTCTGCACATCATCAACTGCTTCACCCTCTTCTGCCCGCACTGCGATCGCCCCCAGCCCTGGATCATGTACGTGGCCATCATTCTCTCGCACACCAACTCTGTGATCAACCCGTTCATCTACGCCTACCGCATACAGGAGTTTCGGAAAACCTTCCGGAAGATCATCCAGCGCCACATCCTGGGCCGGCAGGAGCTGCTTGAGAGCCGCGGCTCCGCCCACAACAGCATCAGCGACTCCATCAGACTCAATGCGAACTGCGTTAGCATTGATCGCTTCTCTGagcacagcagctgcagcaacGAGAGCTCCTACCGATGCCCTGCTCGGATCTCTCCAGTAGGGGGCGGTTTAGTGGCGGTATCCCACCCCCCTCTGTCGGTGGTGATTCCCTTCTGTCCTAAGATGGGCCCCTGTCCACTGCATGCACTCAGACAGGCTCAGATCCCCACAGACTGCGCTGGACCAGAAGACGGGCAGAATAAATACAAGGAGAACCTCAGCTCAGCCCAGATCACATCCCTGTTAAacaagcagaggaggaggaatggcTTCAACGAGCTCGCAAAGGCATCCTGA
- the LOC109985904 gene encoding uncharacterized protein C22orf15 — MFVTILFADSKMEMFNLNCKLINFIHHLKERCSLDFREIVDLLDSSGKVMNLEEKQHSLSRASSVLVEREFYVLLRFCRDPGSGGQKYKSLLNDFSQSHPELTELLRKLSNPDKEPDRKVKGSRPRSKVITANNKSHKTTKFRCL, encoded by the exons ATGTTTGTCACCATCCTGTTTGCAG acaGCAAGATGGAAATGTTCAATCTCAACTGTAAACTGATCAACTTCATCCATCACTTAAAGGAACGGTGCAGCCTGGACTTCAGAG AGATTGTGGATTTACTGGACAGCAGCGGTAAAGTGATGAACCTGGAAGAGAAGCAGCACAGTTTGTCCCGGGCCAGCAGTGTGCTGGTCGAGAGAGAATTCTATGTCCTCCTGCGATTCTGCC GAGATCCTGGTTCAGGAGGTCAGAAATACAAGTCCCTCCTCAACGACTTCAGTCAGAGTCATCCTGAGTTAACAG agctgctgagGAAACTTTCAAACCCCGACAAGGAGCCGGACAGGAAGGTGAAGGGAAGTCGACCCAGGAGCAAAGTCATCACTGCAAACAACAAGAGCCACAAGACGACCAAGTTTCGATGTTTGTGA